The DNA window AAGCAGGAAACGATGTGCCTATCTATCCCGAGAATGTATTCCCGAACCAGAGCGTGAAGGTGTGTCGTATCCTCAACCCCTACAGAACAATGTCATCAGCCGAGGCCAACGCATTGGGTCTGAGCAATGTTCGCGAGGACATTATCGAATGGTCAAAAGAAGGTGTCATCCGTAACGAGATTCGCTTCTCGCTCCGTGGCTACATCTATATGACACCTGAAGAAGGTGACGAGAATGGTCCCGGCGGTGTAGTGGTAGTCAACGACAATGGTCGTTACTCACTCGATTCACGTGACCTCTCAACCTTCCCCAGCAGCAAGAATCTTCCTGTAATCCGCTATATTCTCCCCATCCCGCGTGCGGTTATCAGCCGTGCTCAGGGGCAATATGAGAATAAGTATGGTTACAAGTAATTATAATCAAATGTAACTATCCGAAAACGCAATGAAAAAATTCATATATGCTATTGCATGTATCCTCGCACTTGGAATTACATCCTGTAGCGATGATGATACCAATTTCAGCCCGGCAGACCTTGATCGCATGCCAAGAACTATGTTTCGCAGCGAAAACACCACTAATGTCAAGCCTGAAAACGATGATTATGCCTCAAAGGTCAAACCTTTGACACGCAACACCGTTCAGCTTCATTGGTATGGTATCGAAGGTGCGGCAGGCTACGAAATCCGCTATGCCGAAAATCTTAATACCGGTCTTATTGAAGACTGGAGTGATCCCACAAAAATTGTCGAGTCGTTCATTGTAGGGCCTGAAGTGACCCATGTGGACATACCTAATCTCAATTATGGTACTGACTACCGTTTCATAATTCGTACACTTTCACCAAAGGGAGAAGGGCATCACTCTGAATGGTATGGTCTCGGTGGCGGTCGTGAATGGGAGGATTTTCTTGGAATTAAGACTGATGACCGCTACACAACTCCCGGTATCTGCGGTCAAAAGAACAAAGGCTACAATGAGGTGACACTGACTTTCCAGCTTCCGTTCGTGGAAAGTGACTATTCAAAGTCTGACCTTACAGAAACTCTTGAAGACGGTACTCCTAACCCGGACTTTATCAAAACACGCTTTGACGTTGATAATAATGGCAATTTCGTTGCTACAACTATTGTCTGCAAACCAGCGCCCTTCAATCCGACTGCCAAGATGCCTGACGGCTTTGTCAACGGCATCCGTGCTCTTACCGATGAAGAAAAAGCGGCCGGTGAAGTTCATATCACAGGTCTTGACGAAAATTCAGGCTACTATATCACACTGCGCAACGACGCACGCATGTTCACTTATACAAACATGTCGGGCGAAGTTGTAAGCACTGATATTGATGCTGAATACAATCAGGTGTTTGTCCGTACCAAGGGTGATCCCGGTGAGCCTATAATCATCGAGCCTATAGTCGATCCGAACGACACTATTCCCGGTGCTGTGGAATATAATGCAACACGCATTGATACCATCATAACCAACTTTGTCAACTCTAACGAAATCGCCGAAGGCCAGGTTTACTATCTCCGTGGTGGTCATAATTACTACACAACAGGCAATCCTCTAGTACAGAAAGGTTTCACTCTGGCCACACATCCCGATGACCTCGCTCAGGGCAAACGTGCGGTTGTGTTCCTCGGCGGTATTTCGCTCAAGGGTGATGCTCCTGTCACCGGCAACTGGGTGCTCGGTAAGAACAAAGAAGCTGGCGACGTTGACGCTCCGATTGAAATTGGCGACGTTATCTTCGAAGGTATTGACTTCCAGTGCCCTCTTGCGCGTAACTTCGGTGAAGGAGGTGCGACAGGCAACTATTTTGCCAATATGTACTCAGGTGGTCTGGCTGTATCGTTTGAATCATTCCAGCTTAAGAACTGTACGTTCCAAGGCTTTATCCGTGGTTTCATACGTGTACAGGGCCCTCGCTACAAAGTGTTCAAGAAGATGGTTATCGAAGACTGTCTCTTCTATAATCAGGGTTATTACGACAATAACGGTCGTGGTTACTCATGGTTTGCAGGTGACGGTAACAATGCTAAGTCGAATCTTTACAATGACTTCCAGATGCGTCGTTGTACATTCTATGACTCGCCGCGTCATGCTCTCCTTTCTGACAACAACAAAGACCTCCTTTGGGGGGATGACATCCACTTCAATATCGCGATTGAAAACTGTACGTTCATCAACTTCTCTACTCGTTCTGGCAGCCGTTATCTTTTTGAATTCCGCTTCATGCCCAATGACTCTAAGATTACGTTCAAGAATAACCTTATCGTTCTTGCCGCCGATTCCAAGGATTCACGTGATCTCAACATGTCGGCCTGCGACTTCCGAAATATTGCTGGAGAAGCCCGCGTGACATGGGATTTCAAGGACAACTACTCGCTCGGTAGCCGCGACGCACATATGAAGGATGATGGAATCTTCTCTTCAGCTGCTTTCTCAGCAAAGAAGAACTCTGTAGGCGATAAGTGGGACTGGGCTCCGGGTCTTGTTTCAGGCGATGTCAATGACCTCGTTGTCAAGACCGGTGCAACTCCGCTCCGCGCCGATGAGTTCTTCACCGCTCCCAATCCACGCTATGTTGATTTCAACAAGGCTACTCCCAATAAGCTTGACCACGCAGCGCCCGAAAATATCTTCGAGGCTCTCAAGGTCAAGAATGATGTAAAGGTAACCTCTCATGAAATCTATCAAAAGCGAATCGGTGACCCGCGCTGGTATTAATCAGAATAGATCTCTAAAGAAGTCCGCTTGACTTTGCAGATTTCGTCATAATGGCCGCAGGCCTGCTTTGTTTAGAAGCAGGTCTGCGGCGCTTTTTGTTGATCTCCATCATTGATATGTGTCAGGATGTATATGGTAAAGTATATTGATTTTCATGAATGATTTCGATTACATACTTAAGGATTATGAATTATTAAAATATTTTTCTTAATTTTGCACCGACTAATACCAATTTCAAAACTTATAATGAGCCAGCTTATCACCATTTCACCATCGCCCCATGCGCAGACTCCTGTCACGGTGACGAAGCTGATGACCCATGTCATCATTGCTTTGCTTCCCGCTGTAGCACTTGCGCTCTATTGCTTCGGCATCGGCGCGGCAATCGTAATAGTTACAGCCATTGCCGGATGTGTAGTCACCGAATATCTGATTTCGCGTTTCATGCTCGGTCAGCGTCCGAGCATCGGAAATATGTCAGCCGTACTGACAGGTCTGCTTCTCGCGCTCAACCTCCCGTCAAATCTTCCCGTGTGGACAGTCCTCATCGGCTGTGTCATCGCCATTGGCATCGGCAAGATGACATTCGGAGGTCTCGGTTGCAACATCTTCAACCCCGCGCTTGTCGGCCGTGTATTCCTCCTGCTTTCATTCCCAGTGCAGATGACCACATGGCCCCTCCCGATGGAAAACCGCATGAACTATCTCGATGCCACCACCGGCGCGACAACCCTCGGTCAGCTCAAGATGGACCAGATA is part of the Duncaniella dubosii genome and encodes:
- a CDS encoding fibronectin type III domain-containing protein; this translates as MKKFIYAIACILALGITSCSDDDTNFSPADLDRMPRTMFRSENTTNVKPENDDYASKVKPLTRNTVQLHWYGIEGAAGYEIRYAENLNTGLIEDWSDPTKIVESFIVGPEVTHVDIPNLNYGTDYRFIIRTLSPKGEGHHSEWYGLGGGREWEDFLGIKTDDRYTTPGICGQKNKGYNEVTLTFQLPFVESDYSKSDLTETLEDGTPNPDFIKTRFDVDNNGNFVATTIVCKPAPFNPTAKMPDGFVNGIRALTDEEKAAGEVHITGLDENSGYYITLRNDARMFTYTNMSGEVVSTDIDAEYNQVFVRTKGDPGEPIIIEPIVDPNDTIPGAVEYNATRIDTIITNFVNSNEIAEGQVYYLRGGHNYYTTGNPLVQKGFTLATHPDDLAQGKRAVVFLGGISLKGDAPVTGNWVLGKNKEAGDVDAPIEIGDVIFEGIDFQCPLARNFGEGGATGNYFANMYSGGLAVSFESFQLKNCTFQGFIRGFIRVQGPRYKVFKKMVIEDCLFYNQGYYDNNGRGYSWFAGDGNNAKSNLYNDFQMRRCTFYDSPRHALLSDNNKDLLWGDDIHFNIAIENCTFINFSTRSGSRYLFEFRFMPNDSKITFKNNLIVLAADSKDSRDLNMSACDFRNIAGEARVTWDFKDNYSLGSRDAHMKDDGIFSSAAFSAKKNSVGDKWDWAPGLVSGDVNDLVVKTGATPLRADEFFTAPNPRYVDFNKATPNKLDHAAPENIFEALKVKNDVKVTSHEIYQKRIGDPRWY
- a CDS encoding RnfABCDGE type electron transport complex subunit D, with translation MSQLITISPSPHAQTPVTVTKLMTHVIIALLPAVALALYCFGIGAAIVIVTAIAGCVVTEYLISRFMLGQRPSIGNMSAVLTGLLLALNLPSNLPVWTVLIGCVIAIGIGKMTFGGLGCNIFNPALVGRVFLLLSFPVQMTTWPLPMENRMNYLDATTGATTLGQLKMDQITGADVDLLNQALGFTGGSMGEIGAIALLIGFVYLLCTRVITWHIPVAILATVALFSLCIGANVGVQLLTGGLMLGAIFMATDYVTSPMSHAGMIIYGVMIGIITVVIRQWGAYPEGVSFAILIMNGVTPLINRYVKPRKFGERKVAA